The genomic interval TGCCTATTGAagcagaaaaaataaaatataggtCGACTAGCCAAGCTCATAAGCAAAAGAGACACATGGACGTGCTTGTTCAGAAATATAGGTATTTCCCAACCACAAATCTAAGGCATGCCCTCCACgagaaaatgataaaaaaagcTGCTAAGCTGCAAAGTAAGAGTCAAAAGTACTAATATAATACTATAGACTCAAACAGGACAAACGTTCAATTATATTACATTGAAAAAAGACCATTCTACTCCCCCGAACTAATTCAATGGATCACCTaaccccctaaactattttttgGCTCATTTACCCCCTAGACCATACAGAAGGTTAAAATCGAGAGAGttcaagaaaacaaataataatgAAAGTAGGTACAGGCACATGCCATtttatgctgctgctgctgaaagacgagaagcaaaaaaaaaaaaatcaaagttggGCATTTTACCTGACGAGCAGAAGCCTTTGAAATCCATGAGGGAAGCAAGCAGGGAGTGTTATTTAGTGCATCGTATGTCGTTTCCTTTGCCTTTCCACAATCCACGACAAAAACAATATCATTTATTGTAATACTTGCTTCTGCCATGTTAGTGGCAAGCACTATCTTCCGAACATTAGGAGGTGGCTTCTCAAAGATTAACCTCTGCGAATATCATAATACATTCATAGATGTCAATAGCATGAATCATACGATGCACAAAAGATGCTAACAGAAATAAGTATCAATAGACTAACAGTCCAGATGCATacattatatataaaatatgtttatgTAATACTCATATCTCCAATCCAGTGGTTTAACTCGTATCACACAAGCAATCTCAATAAGATAGGGGCAAATCAGAAGCAACTACCTGTTCAGCTGTAGCCATGGAACCATGGCATGCAAGCAGTAAAACTCTGTTAGGGTCGCCCAACAAAGGGTGTGCCTTTAGTTGATCCTTCAAGCAACTGATATCGTCCCATCCGGTCATGAAAACTAGAACTGCACCAGACCGCTCTTTACGACATATGTGGCAAAGAACAGCTTCTATAAGGTTAAACCCTATGCAATCAGGATTCCAATTTGACAGAGAATCGCGTGTCCTCGATCCATAGGTCTCAAAGCTAGAAGTTTTAAGGGCATCCTGTATAGTACAATAATAATATCAGAAGAATGTTGGGAAAGTGCgcgctctatatatatatatatattgaaaatgtACCTCAACAAGCGTTGTGatttgatttttcctttttctaggTAATAGTTGCCTCTGAGTTTTCCAGACTTTATCTTGTCCATAATCGTCAAGTTGATTGCTTGAGGTCAACTTATAGCCAGTCCTCTCTAATATATCTTCCAGAAAATGTGCCCTCACTGGATATGTGAATCCCTGATAGAAGCAGCATTCATGAGAAGAATAAGACAGATGTcagatgtaatatatttttttatatgagaAGATATTAACTCACAGGAATATGGATAGTTGGTGCTCCTCCAAAATAACTTGAGAACAGTTCCGCATTTAGAGTAGCACTCATCAAGATCAACCTCAAATCACGGCGTCGTGATAATAGGTCTTTTAGGACAATCAATAAGAAATCTGAGAAACCAACAAAGTAATGCAACTTTATCAGGAGTTTAATAAAGACGATCTCAGCAAATTCAAAGGAAACAATGCAATCTTCCAACCTTCATTCATGCCTCTTTCATGTATTTCATCAACAAATACATGAGTTACTCCATTCAGGTTTCTGTCACTGAGCAATCGTCGTAGTAATATACCACTTGTGCAGAAAAGCAAATGTGTGTCTTTTCCTTTGATTCCCTCCAATCGAACTTTGTAGCCAACCtattaaaaaaactagcatTGTATACAAAAAAATACAATAGAAGAATCTAGTAAAGACATTTTGTCCTTAATCATATTAGAGATGGGACATGGTACCATATGAGACGAAAAAAGAAAGCTTTATCTTACCGATTCACCAAgattctctcctctctcagtGGATACTCTCTCTGCAACTGCCATTGCAGAAATTCTCCGAGGTTGTGTGCAGATTATATTACAAAAGGCCCCACGGCCAGATTCTATCTCTGATTCTAATACAAATTGAGGCAACTGGGTTGTTTTGCCACACCCTGTCTCTCCAGATATCACTATAGCCTAGAATTGCATAAGAATGTTCAGAAAAATTGAAAGAGACAAATGAATTGCCAAACATGTATGCAGTATACACAGATTCTATGGTTCATAAACATATGTTGTGAATTATACAGTATATATACCTGATTGCGTGCAATGGCTGCTAGAAGCCTTTCCTTTTCCTTGTATGCAGGAAGTGATTTCCGGAATTCTAGCATCTTAACTCCTTCAGGTGATTCCTATTGTTACAGATAGATGGATGATCAACCACAATGGAATTGTTGAAATGAGATATAAggcaaattttacactaaatgcTGTAGAAGGAATCTCTAATCTATGTGTATCCAGGCATTTGTAAATTATCCAGATAGAGAGCTCCCTAAATTCTGTACCCATTGTTGAGGTACAGATCTATAAACCATCtaaacattttcaaataatcCAAACCTGTATCCAGATTGAATTCAAAGTTACGTAGTCATATCAAGAGTGACATACCTGCCAACTTCTCTGAAAATTGCGCATCCGTATGCTCTTCCTCTGAAGGATCTTCTCcatgaccgatcgatcgagaagGGAATCCTGCTGCTCATCCAGGTTCACATTCTCAGCTTTCTCAGCCATCTCAGAACCATTTCCAGTTCCACATTTATCCGGCAAGAGTGCACGATCAAGGTGCTCCTGCACAAGTCCTTCAACCCTCCTCTGTAAGCTTAATGGAATCACCACCTGCGTATTTCCATGCATAACAAAGGCATTCGCAGTATTTAAACACCGTCAATTTGCATAAGGGAAAGATGTTTGATCTTGCCAGTTGAATGCATGGGCTCACCTCTCTTTGTGGCCGCTTGTCGTCCAGGTCCGGCCTGTAATTCGGCAGCGGGACCTTGCTCGCAACAATGACCTTCCCATACATCTCACTGCCGTTCCACAGAGAAAACACCAAACCACAAATTTCAATGTTTCGACATCTACATTTGGGAATTATGAACCGGAGATAGCAAAATTACGGTGGAAGACCTGTAGAGGCCCATCCTCTTGGCGAGGTTGGCGATCTGGTCGTAGTCCCGGCGATCCCTCCGGTCTCTGGAGATGATCTCCTGCTCCTCCGCGTTGCGCTGCAGCATGCTCAGCTTCCACCTCCACTCGTCGATGttcgccaccgacgacgacggctgcggGTCACCAGTTCACCACTCGATAGCTCAGCATGGCGAAACTGGAGAAGAAcaaaaagggaagaaaaagcTAGCTCGGCGCCTGCGCGGAGGTGGTACCCGGTGATCCTCGTACTCGTGGTCGTACTCGTCGTCGGAGAACTGCTCCACGGCGTAGCCCCCGCCGGAGCTGCAGAAGGACCGGCGGGCGAAGAcatcgaggcggcggtggtagaCGAGCAGAGCAGCGAGCGGgaccggcggccgcggcgcccggCTGGGCGAGCTggagagcgggaggaggaggatgcccAGCCCGCGGCGCAAGCCGCCGCGCATGCTACTGCCCGTCGGTTGGTAGGGTAGGCAGGCTGGGCTCtaccactgctgctgctgctgcggcgcgGGCATGTGTTaggaggtggggaggggaggggagggagagtggACGCCGGCgtcgggagagggggagaggcgaggaggcggcggcggcggcggcggtgggcgctcCTCCGCTTCCGGTCAGATTTGGGCTGAAATGGTTTTGTTCGACGTGGGCTTCTTCCGTCGTGGGCCACGTGGCAGACTTGTTGGGCCGTTGCCTTCGGTTCTCCAAGGCTCGGCTTACTGTGAGACTGGACCTGAGGTGCTTGATGGGCTGATACCCAAGTATAGTACTGATCGCTCCACTAATGGAGTGGTAATAAGTTTTGGATTTATTCTAAGTTAAACTTGGtgtttttataagaaaaatgtaacaat from Oryza glaberrima chromosome 3, OglaRS2, whole genome shotgun sequence carries:
- the LOC127767787 gene encoding DExH-box ATP-dependent RNA helicase DExH3, translating into MRGGLRRGLGILLLPLSSSPSRAPRPPVPLAALLVYHRRLDVFARRSFCSSGGGYAVEQFSDDEYDHEYEDHRPSSSVANIDEWRWKLSMLQRNAEEQEIISRDRRDRRDYDQIANLAKRMGLYSEMYGKVIVASKVPLPNYRPDLDDKRPQREVVIPLSLQRRVEGLVQEHLDRALLPDKCGTGNGSEMAEKAENVNLDEQQDSLLDRSVMEKILQRKSIRMRNFQRSWQESPEGVKMLEFRKSLPAYKEKERLLAAIARNQAIVISGETGCGKTTQLPQFVLESEIESGRGAFCNIICTQPRRISAMAVAERVSTERGENLGESVGYKVRLEGIKGKDTHLLFCTSGILLRRLLSDRNLNGVTHVFVDEIHERGMNEDFLLIVLKDLLSRRRDLRLILMSATLNAELFSSYFGGAPTIHIPGFTYPVRAHFLEDILERTGYKLTSSNQLDDYGQDKVWKTQRQLLPRKRKNQITTLVEDALKTSSFETYGSRTRDSLSNWNPDCIGFNLIEAVLCHICRKERSGAVLVFMTGWDDISCLKDQLKAHPLLGDPNRVLLLACHGSMATAEQRLIFEKPPPNVRKIVLATNMAEASITINDIVFVVDCGKAKETTYDALNNTPCLLPSWISKASARQRRGRAGRVQPGECYHLYPRCVYDAFADYQLPELLRTPLNSLCLQIKSLQVGSIGEFLSAALQPPAPLAVQNAVEFLKMIGALDENENLTDLGRYLSMLPVDPKLGKMLIMGAVFRCIDPILTVVAGLSARDPFLLPQDKRDLAGTAKSRFSAKDYSDHMALVRAYEGWKDAEREGSAYEYCWRNFLSAQTLQAIHSLRKQFSYILKDAGLVDSDANTNNSLSHNQSLVRGIICSGLFPGITSVVHRENSMSFKTMDDGQVLLYANSVNAKYQTIPYPWLVFGEKVKVNAVFIRDSTGVSDSILILFGGAVTKGSMAGHLKMLDGYIDLFMDPSLCECYLQLKEELDKLVQKKLEDPSFDIHKEGKYILYAAQELAAGDLCEGRFVFGRETSRARLSSSDDTKGNIIKDGMNPKSLLQTLLMRAGHTPPKYKTKHLKTNEFRAIVEFKGMQFAGKPKRNKQLAERDAAIEALGWLTQTSGTKLQDDGDDSPLDLTDNMLKLLSRPRRRSRNNSRK